The Streptomyces halobius genomic interval GCCGGCCTGCGCGATGACGCCGACCATCCGCTCCAACTCACCGGCGTCCGTCGGCCGGATCTGCAGCGTCCGGCCGCCGACCTTGGCCTTCAGCTCGTCGACCCGGCCCTCGGCGATCACCCGGCCGCGGTCGATGACCGTCAGCTCGTTCGCCAACTGCTCGGCCTCTTCCATGTACTGGGTGGTGAGCAGCACCGTCGCGCCCTCACGGACCATCCGCTGCACCTCTTCCCACACCTCGTTACGGGTGCGGGGGTCGAGGCCGGTGGTGGGCTCGTCCAGATACAGGACGGCGGGCCGGCCGATCATCGAGGCGGCCAGATCCAGCCGGCGGCGCATACCGCCGGAGTACTTGCCCGCGGGGCGCTTGGCGGCCTCGGTCAGGGAGAACCGCTCCAGCATCTCGTCCGCCCGGCCGCGGGCGTCCTTACGGGAGAGATCGAGCAGCCGCCCGATCATGTAGAGGTTCTCCCAGCCGGAGAGCTTTTCGTCGACCGAGGCGTACTGCCCGGTCAGGCCGATCGTGCGGCGCAGCGCGCGGGGCTGG includes:
- a CDS encoding ATP-binding cassette domain-containing protein, producing the protein MTRQKMTTQGGNAVEVRGLVKHFGEVKAVDGVDLDVREGTVLGVLGPNGAGKTTLVRCLSTLLVPDAGSAFVAGYDVVRQPRALRRTIGLTGQYASVDEKLSGWENLYMIGRLLDLSRKDARGRADEMLERFSLTEAAKRPAGKYSGGMRRRLDLAASMIGRPAVLYLDEPTTGLDPRTRNEVWEEVQRMVREGATVLLTTQYMEEAEQLANELTVIDRGRVIAEGRVDELKAKVGGRTLQIRPTDAGELERMVGVIAQAGLDGIAGATADHDGGVVNVPIISDEQLTAVVNVLGQQSFTLAGISTHLPSLDEVFLAITGQKTSEAIDDLTDEKQYAEVSA